Proteins found in one Lutimonas zeaxanthinifaciens genomic segment:
- a CDS encoding methyltransferase domain-containing protein has product MITITTKILTFDASFWSGKYNSNQTGWDMGEVSPPLKAYVDQLDNNDLSILIPGAGNAYEAAYLFESGFTDVTVLDLVKEPLINFKKRVPEFPDSHLVQGNFFEHQGQYDLILEQTFFCALDPSLRMDYINKMNSLLKDGGKLVGLLFDFRLTDEGPPFGGDADAYSLAFQKRFHLRTMSPCYNSIKQRLGNELFINFVKRN; this is encoded by the coding sequence TTGATAACTATAACGACGAAGATTTTGACTTTTGATGCCTCATTCTGGTCCGGGAAATACAATTCCAACCAAACGGGCTGGGATATGGGGGAGGTCTCCCCTCCTCTGAAAGCTTATGTCGATCAGCTTGATAACAATGATTTATCGATTTTAATTCCTGGCGCAGGAAACGCCTATGAAGCAGCTTATCTGTTTGAAAGCGGTTTTACCGATGTAACGGTACTTGACCTGGTGAAAGAGCCGTTGATAAATTTTAAAAAGCGCGTACCTGAATTTCCGGATAGTCATCTTGTACAGGGAAACTTTTTTGAGCATCAGGGTCAATATGACCTGATCCTGGAGCAAACTTTTTTTTGCGCTCTAGATCCTTCTTTAAGAATGGATTATATCAATAAAATGAATTCCTTACTTAAAGATGGAGGTAAGCTTGTGGGACTGCTTTTTGACTTTCGCCTGACGGATGAAGGCCCGCCTTTTGGAGGTGATGCCGATGCTTACAGCCTGGCATTTCAAAAACGTTTTCATTTGCGCACCATGTCTCCTTGTTATAATTCGATAAAACAGAGACTTGGGAATGAACTTTTTATTAATTTTGTGAAAAGAAATTGA
- a CDS encoding RNA-binding S4 domain-containing protein, whose product MRIDKYLWCTRYYKTRSIATEACKKGHVKLDGSNVKPSKEVFNGEKLTIRKNQVNYEMIVLDLPKNRVGAKLVDLYRKDVTPKEAFENQELLKYSKDYYRKKGTGRPTKKDRRDIDNYNDEDFDF is encoded by the coding sequence ATGCGTATTGACAAGTACTTATGGTGCACGCGGTACTACAAAACAAGAAGTATAGCTACCGAGGCTTGCAAGAAAGGACATGTAAAACTGGATGGCAGTAACGTGAAACCCTCGAAAGAGGTTTTTAATGGAGAGAAGCTGACGATCAGAAAGAATCAGGTCAATTATGAAATGATCGTTCTGGATTTGCCTAAGAATCGCGTCGGGGCCAAACTTGTCGATCTTTATCGAAAAGATGTTACTCCTAAGGAGGCTTTTGAAAATCAGGAATTGTTGAAATACTCCAAGGATTATTATCGTAAAAAAGGAACTGGCAGGCCCACGAAAAAAGATCGAAGGGACATTGATAACTATAACGACGAAGATTTTGACTTTTGA
- a CDS encoding S41 family peptidase has product MKKFFLLFLGLTFLVASCSDDDPVIDPGNGNGSNGVTLNDPVNDFIWRGLNSWYNWQEDSANLSDSKDDNQDDYYTFLNGYNDYRDLMYNLCYRHISVVGAANAVDRYSWFIDDYEEQNNAFQGIRTRFGFTANAVEIEGGFVVVSILLVEQNSPAELAGLKRGDIVNAINGTVMNTGNFNSVYGQLANETATLSLVSESEGVLTPTEDITMTKAVVSANPVHYYKIFNDIGGKKVGYLLYNQFSDSYNDELNAVFAEFKAAGIDELVLDLRFNSGGSGEATTYLGSMIYAQAGTGIMYETKFNSKHSQYDSEDRFQDVMQIRNTQLEVIGEEPVNRLNTLSRLYVLTTGSTASASELVINGLLPYMNSVKLIGLTTSGKNVGSLTLYDTPEIRDYLGEEYANPAHKYAMQPICIQVFNKDGQSDYIQGFEPDIEIDDSLNWNEILPFGDRNETLLKAALDDIEGISSKRELTKFQLNSKRIDVKSPEDNDDVMYFDHLFSLN; this is encoded by the coding sequence ATGAAAAAATTTTTCCTCCTTTTTTTAGGTTTGACTTTCTTAGTCGCCTCTTGTAGTGATGATGATCCTGTAATTGATCCGGGAAATGGTAATGGAAGTAATGGTGTTACCTTAAATGATCCTGTTAACGATTTTATATGGCGAGGATTAAATTCCTGGTATAACTGGCAGGAGGATTCTGCAAACCTGTCAGACTCAAAAGATGATAATCAAGATGATTACTACACCTTTTTGAATGGTTATAATGATTACAGAGATCTGATGTATAATTTATGTTACAGGCATATATCCGTTGTTGGGGCAGCAAATGCCGTGGACAGGTATTCCTGGTTCATCGATGATTATGAAGAACAGAATAATGCTTTTCAGGGTATTAGGACCCGGTTCGGATTTACAGCAAATGCGGTGGAGATCGAAGGAGGATTTGTTGTTGTATCTATTCTTTTAGTGGAACAAAACTCACCTGCAGAACTTGCGGGCCTTAAACGAGGAGATATCGTAAACGCTATTAATGGTACAGTTATGAATACTGGTAATTTCAATTCTGTTTATGGTCAACTGGCTAATGAAACAGCTACGCTTTCACTGGTATCAGAATCAGAAGGTGTGCTGACCCCGACAGAAGATATAACGATGACTAAGGCTGTTGTATCGGCTAATCCTGTTCACTATTACAAAATCTTCAATGATATCGGAGGAAAAAAAGTTGGTTATTTGCTATACAACCAATTTAGCGATTCTTATAATGACGAGTTAAATGCTGTCTTTGCAGAATTTAAGGCTGCCGGAATTGATGAATTGGTACTGGATTTGAGATTTAACTCTGGAGGATCCGGGGAGGCTACGACCTATCTCGGCAGTATGATCTATGCCCAGGCAGGAACCGGAATCATGTATGAGACTAAATTTAATTCAAAACATTCACAGTACGATAGCGAGGACAGGTTTCAGGATGTGATGCAAATTAGAAATACCCAATTGGAGGTTATTGGAGAAGAACCTGTGAATAGATTGAATACCTTAAGCAGGTTATATGTGTTAACTACCGGAAGTACTGCGTCGGCAAGTGAACTGGTAATTAATGGTCTGCTTCCATATATGAATTCAGTCAAGTTGATAGGTTTAACTACTTCAGGAAAAAATGTCGGATCCCTTACTTTATACGATACTCCTGAGATTAGAGACTATCTGGGAGAAGAGTATGCAAATCCGGCCCATAAATATGCAATGCAGCCAATTTGTATTCAGGTGTTTAACAAGGATGGTCAAAGTGACTATATTCAGGGGTTTGAGCCGGATATTGAAATTGATGATTCCTTGAACTGGAATGAAATTTTACCTTTTGGTGACAGAAACGAAACCTTATTGAAGGCTGCGCTTGACGATATAGAAGGGATTTCCTCTAAAAGGGAATTGACGAAGTTTCAACTCAATTCAAAAAGAATTGACGTTAAATCACCCGAGGATAACGATGACGTGATGTACTTTGATCATTTATTTTCTTTGAATTAA
- a CDS encoding S41 family peptidase, protein MKRVLPLFLGMAMFIASCTDDDSVIDGGGNGDGQEVTLNEPINDFVWKAMNSWYNWQTDSQNLADTKDDITNDYHTFLNSYNDAEDFMYQLCYKHWSVVGDGNAVDRFSWFIEDYEVQEKAFQGITTSFGIRYQPVQVTNDGDVILYLEFVSPDSPAGTAGMKRGDLISGLNGTSINTSNYSSVMSSLSDNTVTFTIAEIEGNSLKELDSKTITRAVVADNPVHFYKVFEDVGGKKVGYLVYNGFRFSYNDELNEAFAFFKSEGINELVLDLRLNGGGSVETTTFLASMIYAEAGTDIFAELIFNSKHSGSNGAYNFSNTLNKYNAEGDSEGQESINRLSSINQLYVLASGGTASASEMIINGLKPFMPVKVIGTRTYGKNVGSITLYDSPGTDFRAKSTNQSHKNAMQPIVFQIYNKSGESDYTQGFAPDIEVKEWQYWDNILPFGDENEIILKTALDDIRGFAAKPETVKRHSDAKKLDFDDPDQKFEKEMYIHADFFAQP, encoded by the coding sequence ATGAAAAGAGTGTTGCCCCTGTTTTTAGGAATGGCTATGTTTATAGCCTCATGTACTGATGATGACTCCGTAATTGATGGCGGAGGAAATGGTGATGGCCAGGAAGTTACCCTGAATGAACCTATTAATGATTTTGTTTGGAAGGCGATGAATTCCTGGTACAACTGGCAAACTGATTCTCAGAATCTTGCTGATACCAAGGATGATATTACAAATGACTATCATACATTTTTAAATTCTTACAACGATGCAGAAGATTTTATGTATCAACTATGTTATAAACATTGGAGTGTTGTTGGAGATGGAAATGCAGTTGACAGGTTTTCCTGGTTTATAGAGGATTATGAAGTTCAGGAAAAGGCTTTTCAGGGTATTACAACCTCCTTCGGTATCAGGTATCAGCCTGTTCAGGTTACAAATGATGGAGACGTTATCCTGTATCTTGAATTTGTATCTCCTGATTCTCCTGCCGGAACAGCAGGGATGAAACGAGGAGATCTCATCAGCGGGCTAAATGGTACAAGTATTAACACTTCGAATTACAGTAGCGTAATGAGTTCTTTATCAGATAATACTGTAACTTTTACCATTGCAGAGATAGAAGGAAATTCCTTAAAAGAATTGGATTCCAAAACTATCACCCGTGCGGTTGTAGCTGATAACCCTGTGCATTTTTATAAGGTATTTGAGGATGTAGGCGGAAAAAAGGTTGGTTATTTGGTTTATAATGGTTTTCGTTTTTCTTACAATGATGAGCTCAACGAAGCTTTTGCCTTTTTTAAATCAGAAGGAATTAATGAACTGGTTTTGGATCTACGATTGAATGGAGGTGGTTCTGTTGAAACAACGACATTTCTGGCCAGTATGATATATGCGGAAGCCGGTACAGATATCTTTGCAGAATTGATCTTTAATTCAAAGCATAGCGGTTCAAACGGGGCATATAATTTTTCCAACACCTTAAACAAGTATAATGCAGAAGGAGATTCAGAAGGCCAGGAATCAATTAATCGCTTAAGTTCGATTAATCAATTATATGTCTTGGCCTCCGGAGGTACGGCTTCTGCAAGTGAAATGATCATAAACGGTCTAAAACCTTTTATGCCGGTCAAGGTTATAGGAACTCGTACCTATGGTAAAAATGTTGGGTCTATAACGCTTTATGATTCTCCTGGAACTGATTTTAGAGCGAAATCAACCAATCAGAGTCATAAGAACGCCATGCAGCCCATTGTATTTCAGATCTATAATAAGTCTGGAGAAAGTGATTACACGCAAGGATTTGCACCTGATATTGAAGTGAAAGAATGGCAATACTGGGACAACATCCTACCCTTTGGTGATGAAAATGAAATTATTTTAAAGACGGCTTTAGATGATATCAGGGGTTTTGCTGCGAAGCCTGAAACGGTAAAAAGGCATTCAGATGCGAAAAAACTGGATTTCGATGATCCGGATCAAAAGTTCGAAAAAGAGATGTATATTCATGCTGATTTTTTCGCGCAACCCTAA
- a CDS encoding RNA polymerase sigma factor, with the protein MDQKEFLETVLPFKDKVFRLAKRLLVSSDEAEDATQELYFKLWKNKSKIEQYDNVEAYAMMMTKNYCLDQLKSKRASNLTLVHSNYKDESSREEENLEYKDSADILKIMMNDLPAKQRMIIQLRDVENYEFQEIGKIMNMEPTAIRVALSRARKTLREKFIKKQNYGIG; encoded by the coding sequence ATGGACCAAAAAGAATTTCTAGAAACGGTTTTACCTTTTAAAGATAAGGTGTTTCGATTGGCGAAAAGACTGCTTGTGTCTTCGGATGAAGCAGAAGATGCCACACAGGAGCTGTACTTTAAATTATGGAAAAATAAAAGTAAGATTGAGCAATATGATAATGTTGAGGCTTACGCCATGATGATGACTAAGAATTATTGTCTTGACCAGTTAAAATCAAAAAGAGCATCAAATCTGACACTGGTTCACAGTAATTATAAGGACGAATCAAGCAGGGAGGAAGAAAATTTGGAATATAAAGACAGCGCAGATATTTTAAAAATAATGATGAACGATCTGCCCGCTAAACAAAGAATGATCATTCAGTTAAGAGATGTTGAGAATTATGAATTTCAGGAAATTGGAAAGATCATGAATATGGAACCTACTGCGATAAGGGTGGCCTTGTCGAGAGCGAGAAAAACATTAAGAGAAAAATTTATTAAAAAACAGAATTATGGAATTGGCTAA